The DNA segment GAACGATGTTCCCACCACATTGATGACGCCCAAAAAACCGCCGCACAGAAACGGAAGAAAATAGACCCAGCCAAACAGTAACCCGACGCTCGGTGCCCCAACGGCTAGAAAAATTAACTGATTCCTAACGATCTGTGCACCTTCCAAGCCTAATCCTCTTTATCGATCTTATTTAGGACTGCGAGAATGTGCACAAACCAGGCAACCAGCATGATCATGCAACCGAGAGCTGGGCCATAACCCTTTTTGCCCAAATAATGATCAAAATGGTCGCCAACCCAAAACCCGCCTAGTACCGCTACGAGCGCCTCGATTCCCATTCCTGCAAACACCAACGACTTATTGTCCTTCATTTTCGGAAGCCCCTCGCCCCAGGCTGTTGCGCCTGCCGGTCTTTTAACGATCTAATTTTTTCATCAAAAAATGAGCGCCGCGGATCGTATTCTCTGACTTTCTCTAGAACCTCGATAGCCTTCGTGAAGTTTCGCTGCTCTTCGTAGGCAACAGCCAACATCAAAGCGATCGAGTCGCGTTTCGAACGGTCAGGAAACTGCGCAATCATAGATGTAAGTACTAGACCCGCCTGATCGTGCTCTCTGGCTCCGACGTGGATATTGGCTTTCAAAAGATAGGTTTGATAAACGGCCTCTTCGTCGACACCAGTTGCGATTTTTAACAGCCGATCTGCCTCCACGGACGATTGAAAGTAGTTTCCGAGGTAGTAGTAAGCTTTTGCAATTCTGCTTCTCCACTCAATTTCTTCAGTTGAACTGTGTTGAAGTTCCATTAGCTTCGAATATTCAACGACTGCCCCCTTAAAATCTTGCACGTCGTAAAACAGAAGGCCGGCAATTTTTAACTGAGCCTCGCGCCGAATGGACGAATCTGAAGAGCGGGCGACGACCGAGCGGTAATTTCTTATCGCGGAATCGAATCGCTTTAGGTCGTACTGAAAGATCTTGGCTGCTTCAAATGAGGCGACAGCTGCCTCGGGTTTATCCCCCACGCGGGCAGCCACACGTTCGAACAGCGCCGCTGCTTCAGCTGGTTTTTTTTCCGCCAACAGCTGGCGAGCGCGCTTCATTTCTAATTCGGTGGACGAAAGACAGCTGCTCAACAACAAAGCCGAGATTGAAATTAAAAACTTCAATCTCGGCATTGCACTAGTTTTTCACCGGAATATTAGTCGGCACGCCGCCAGTTCCGTCGCCATCGATTTCGCCGGTGTCGCCGATTGTCGCGATTCCCGTTACCTTTTCATCACTGTTCAAAGTGATCAAGCGGACACCTTGAGTGTTTCGACCGAGGACTGAAATGTCAGACGCATTCATTCTGATTGTCTGACCTTTGTCGGTCGTGATCATTAATTCATCCGTATCAAGAACCATTCGTGTACCGACAACTGCTCCGACTTTGTCCGTCGTTTTTTGCGTAATAATACCTACGCCACCGCGTGACTGAATACGGTACTCGTCGATTGGAGTACGTTTTCCGTAGCCGTTTTCAGTGACCATCAGGATAGTCGCCTTAGAAGCCTTGTCGAGGATTTCCATTCCGACGACGATGTCCTCTTTGCCCAAAGTTACTCCCTTCACACCGCGAGCCGAACGACCCATCGCGCGAACGTCGCCTTCATCAAAGCGAATCGACATGCCTTCTCTCGTCGCAACGAAAACATCGCATTTTCCGTTCGATAGTTTTGCGTCGATCATGTTGTCGTCTAGATCCGTGGTCAATGCGATGATCCCGGACGGTCGCGGATTTGAAAAGGCGTCGAGACCTGTCTTTTTGATGATGCCTTTTTCGGTCAACATCACAACGTATCGATCTTCATCAAACTTATCGACTGGCAAAATAGCGCGAACCTTTTCTGTATTTGATAGGCTGAGGACGTTTGCTATCGCCTTACCTTTTGATGTTCGATTTCCAAGTGGAAGCTTGTGGACCTTCAGCCAGAACAATTTTCCTTTATTCGTGAACACGAGAAGCATCGTATGAGTGTTCGCAACGAAGATCTCAGTGACGAAGTCTTCTTCTCGCGTTTCAGCGCCTTTGAGGCCTTTCCCGCCGCGTTTTTGGACTCGGTATTCATCCAAAGGAATTCGCTTGATGTAACCAGTATCAGTCATCACGACGACCATTTGTTCGTTCGCAATGAGGTCCTCGTCATCGAGATCAGTCGCATCACCTGTGATTTGAGTTCTGCGCGGATTCGAAAACTTCGCTTTAATCTCGACAAGTTCTTCGACAATGATGTCGTAGATCTTTTGCACGTCTGAAAGAACACCCTTTAGCCACGCAATTTGTTTTTCGATCTCAAGCAATTCATCGACGATTTTCTGTCGCTCAAGACCAGTCAGTCTTTGAAGTCGCATTTCCAAAATGGCCTGAGCTTGGCGATCACTGAAATCAAATCGTTCCATCAGGTTCGATTTTGCGATTTGAACTTCTTTTGATTCGCGAATAGTCGCGACGACCGCATCGATCATGTCGAGGGCTTTTTTCAAGCCTTCCAAAAGGTGAGCCCGTGCTTCTGCTTTTTTAAGTTCGAAGATACAGCGTTTGGTAACGACATTCTGGCGATGTTCAATAAACGCCTCGAGCATCGACTTTAAATCGAAAGTTCGTGGCTGATTTCTTGAATCGAGCGCGAGCATCCGAATGCCAAAGCTTGTCTGCATCTGTGTGAACTTATAGAGACGGTTCAGCACAACACTTGCGTTTTCACCACGCTTTACGAGAATGACGATACGCATACCTTCGCGTGAAGACTCGTCGCGAATATCTGAAATGCCCTCTAGCTTTTTATCTCGAACAAGATCCGCGATCGATTCGATCAGCTTCGACTTGTTTACTTGGTATGGAATTTCCGTGACGATGATCTCTTCTCGATCTTTTACATTGACGATTTCGGCTACCGCTTGAAGAGAAATAATTCCAGCACCTTTTTTGTACGCCGAAATAATGCCTTCGCGCCCACTGATCACGCCGTAGGATGGAAAATCAGGTCCAGGAATTCGTTCAATCAAGTCATCGATTGAACAACCTGGATTTTTGATGAGGTGAACAACTCCGTCGATGACTTCCCCAAGATTGTGCGGCGGAACGTTGGTCGCCATACCAACGGCAATACCCGTCGAACCATTGACGAGGAGATTTGGAAATTTGGAAGGAAGAATCAACGGAATCTGCAGCGAATCGTCGTAGTTCGGCCCGAAGGGAACTGTTTCTTTTTCGATATCCTCGAGCAAAGCTTCTGCAAGCTCAGTCATTCGAACTTCTGTGTATCGAGCAGCAGCTGGGCTATCGCCATCGATCGATCCGAAGTTCCCCTGACCGTCGACAAGCGGGAAGCGCAGCGAGAAATCTTGCGCCATTCGAACCATTGTGTCGTAAGCGGCAACGTCACCGTGTGGATGATATTTACCGATGACGTCACCCACAACACGCGCTGACTTTTTGTATGGTTTATCGTGCGTGTTACTTAGCTCATGCATCGCAAATAAAATTCGCCGGTGCACGGGCTTCAAACCGTCGCGCACATCGGGAAGTGCACGACCGACGATGACGCTCATTGAGTATTGTAGATATGCGTCCTGCATTTCGCGATTGATATCAATTCGTGAAATACCTTGCTCTGGTGGTTTTGGAGTTTGATCTGCCATATTCAATAACCTCTATACGTCCAGCTCACGCACGCTGAGAGCATTGTCTTCAATGAACTTGCGGCGCGGTTCGACTTGTTCGCCCATTAAAACCGAGAAGGTTTCATCTGCAGCGATCGCATCGTGGATTTCAATTTTTAAGAGAGTTCGGTTCTCGGGATTCAAAGTTGTATCCCAAAGCTGCTCGGGATTCATTTCTCCCAGACCCTTGTATCGCTGGATGTACATACCTTTTTTGGAAATTTCCAAAGCATGTTCAAGCCAGGCTGCATAGGTCTCAAAAATCAACGCCTGCTTTTCGCTCGCGTTCTTTTCGGGGCTCATTTTTATTGGCAGACTTAAGAAAGTCGAAAGCTTTTTCCAAATAGAGTTAACTTCGATCCACTCTGAAGACCGAGAAGTTTCGGGTTTCAACTTTGTTTCAAGTTTATTTCCATAACGGACCGTCTTAATCAGAGCGGTAAACTTCCCGTCTGCAAGATCCTCAAATTTTAGCTCTACAGATAAAAGGCCCGACTTTGGATGGTCTTGAATCCATTGCTTGAATTCGCCGACAAGTTTTTCAACATTAGCTTTTGAGCTCAACAACTTGTCGAGATTTTCTCCGCGATCAACTAGAAACTGCATCAGATCTCTGTCGTATCGTGACGAAAGAGCCTTCAATAATCCTTCGTAGCGCTGAATGCTTAGAACAAATTCTTTCAGCTCGGCCTCTTTTGTTCCATCCTTCAGTCCATGAATTTCAAGATTCAAGATCGATGAGTCGACCAAGAATTCGGTCAAAGCGCGTTCGTCTTTCAAGTACCGTTCACTGTTGCCTTTTTTGACTCGGTACAAAGGTGGCTGAGCGATATAGACATAGCCACGCTCGAGCACTTCCGGCATTTGCCTATAGAAGAATGTCAAAAGAAGTGTCCTAATGTGCGATCCGTCGACGTCCGCATCGGTCATGATCACAACTTTGTGATACCTGATTTTATCAACCGAAACGTTTTCTTTTCCAATACCAGTACCGAGTGCGGCAACCAGCATTCGAATTTCCTCGTTCGAAATCATTTTATCAAAGCGAGCTTTCTCGACGTTTAAGATTTTACCTTTTAACGGCAAAACGGCTTGCGTGCGGCGATCGCGCGCTTGCTTGGCAGAACCACCTGCCGAATCTCCTTCGACGAGATAAATTTCGCAAAGTGCTGGATCTCGCTCTTGGCAGTCCGCCATCTTTCCAGGAAGCGAGTTCCCTTCAAGGGCTGTTTTTCGACGTGTTAGTTCACGTGCTTTTCTTGCGGCGATTCTCGCTCTTGCACTTTCAACACATTTCCCGATAATCATCTTTGCGATGTTCGGATTGCGATCAAACCAATCGCCAAGCTTGTCATTGCAAAGTGATTCGACGATCCCTTTGACCTCGGTGTTTCCAAGTTTGGTTTTTGTCTGGCCTTCGAACTGAGGTTCGCGAACTTTGACGGAAACAACGGCTGCGAGGCCTTCGCGAATATCGTCACCTTCTAAAGTTTCTTTTAAATCTTTCAAAAGATTTTTTTCTTGAGCGTAGGCGTTAGCAGTTCTTGTCAATGCCCCGCGAAATCCAATCAAGTGGGTTCCACCTTCGATCGTGTGGATGTTGTTGCAGTATGAATAAATCGATTCGGTATACGAATCGTTCCACTGTAACGCGACCTCGACTTCGACATTATCTTTTTGTGCTCGGAAGTGAATGACCTCAGGGTGCAGTGCTTTTTTCGATTCATTCAAAAACGAAATAAATGCTTGTAGGCCTTCCGTGTATTGAAATTCCTGTTTCTTACCATTTCGTTCATCATTCAAGCAGATGTAAAGGCCCGCATTCAGGAACGCAAGTTCGCGAAAGCGCGTAGCAAGCGTATTGAAATTATAAGTGAGAGCGCCCGTCGCTTCGTCTGGTTTGAAAATTGTCGTGTCGGCTCTGAATGTTGTTTTAGTTCCGGTGTGATCAGCGGCGCCAATCTTTTGTAATTCGCCCTGTGGCTTTCCACGTTCATAGACTTGGCTGTAAACAACACCGTCGCGTTTTACTTCAACCGAACAACGTGACGACAATGCGTTTACGACCGACGCGCCGACCCCGTGTAGACCGCCGGAAACTTTATAAGAACTGCCATCAAATTTTCCGCCAGCGTGAAGAACCGTCATGACGACTTCAAGTGCTGACTTGCCATTTTTGTGTTGAGCAACTGGGATACCGCGACCGTCATCTTCGACTGTGATGGATTCATCCGCGTGGATTGTCACAATGATACGCTTACAGTGTCCCGCCAAATGTTCATCAACCGAGTTATCCGTGATCTCGTAGACCAAATGGTGAAACCCACGAACACCGGTATCCCCAATGTACATTCCAGGTCTTTTGCGAACGGCTTCAAGGCCTTCGAGTACCTGAATTTGGTCGGCGCCATAGGCCGTGTTGACGTTATTTGAACCCGCAGCAGCGGTTACTTCGTTATCGGTCACGTTCCACCCCAGACTTGTTGAGTCTACGTAGCAGCATCTTCCAGCATGTTAGAAACTCCAACAGCTCGGACAGCGCTACTCGCAGCTAAAGTCACACTTCCATTTTCGACCGTAAACACAGCATTTCGCTCGTGCGAAAATTTCTGGGACCAAGTGAGGTCCGTTGCCGTGATCAGCACCTGAGCGTTCGTTTGCTCGAGATACTCCATCAAGCGACTGCGCTTATCGGCATCGAGCTCAGACATGACATCGTCTAAGAGCAAAATCGGATACCGACCAAGGGTCGAATGATGGACGTTTATTTGAGCGATTTTAAAGGCGAGA comes from the Deltaproteobacteria bacterium genome and includes:
- a CDS encoding tetratricopeptide repeat protein — protein: MKRARQLLAEKKPAEAAALFERVAARVGDKPEAAVASFEAAKIFQYDLKRFDSAIRNYRSVVARSSDSSIRREAQLKIAGLLFYDVQDFKGAVVEYSKLMELQHSSTEEIEWRSRIAKAYYYLGNYFQSSVEADRLLKIATGVDEEAVYQTYLLKANIHVGAREHDQAGLVLTSMIAQFPDRSKRDSIALMLAVAYEEQRNFTKAIEVLEKVREYDPRRSFFDEKIRSLKDRQAQQPGARGFRK
- the gyrA gene encoding DNA gyrase subunit A; translated protein: MADQTPKPPEQGISRIDINREMQDAYLQYSMSVIVGRALPDVRDGLKPVHRRILFAMHELSNTHDKPYKKSARVVGDVIGKYHPHGDVAAYDTMVRMAQDFSLRFPLVDGQGNFGSIDGDSPAAARYTEVRMTELAEALLEDIEKETVPFGPNYDDSLQIPLILPSKFPNLLVNGSTGIAVGMATNVPPHNLGEVIDGVVHLIKNPGCSIDDLIERIPGPDFPSYGVISGREGIISAYKKGAGIISLQAVAEIVNVKDREEIIVTEIPYQVNKSKLIESIADLVRDKKLEGISDIRDESSREGMRIVILVKRGENASVVLNRLYKFTQMQTSFGIRMLALDSRNQPRTFDLKSMLEAFIEHRQNVVTKRCIFELKKAEARAHLLEGLKKALDMIDAVVATIRESKEVQIAKSNLMERFDFSDRQAQAILEMRLQRLTGLERQKIVDELLEIEKQIAWLKGVLSDVQKIYDIIVEELVEIKAKFSNPRRTQITGDATDLDDEDLIANEQMVVVMTDTGYIKRIPLDEYRVQKRGGKGLKGAETREEDFVTEIFVANTHTMLLVFTNKGKLFWLKVHKLPLGNRTSKGKAIANVLSLSNTEKVRAILPVDKFDEDRYVVMLTEKGIIKKTGLDAFSNPRPSGIIALTTDLDDNMIDAKLSNGKCDVFVATREGMSIRFDEGDVRAMGRSARGVKGVTLGKEDIVVGMEILDKASKATILMVTENGYGKRTPIDEYRIQSRGGVGIITQKTTDKVGAVVGTRMVLDTDELMITTDKGQTIRMNASDISVLGRNTQGVRLITLNSDEKVTGIATIGDTGEIDGDGTGGVPTNIPVKN
- the gyrB gene encoding DNA topoisomerase (ATP-hydrolyzing) subunit B — encoded protein: MTDNEVTAAAGSNNVNTAYGADQIQVLEGLEAVRKRPGMYIGDTGVRGFHHLVYEITDNSVDEHLAGHCKRIIVTIHADESITVEDDGRGIPVAQHKNGKSALEVVMTVLHAGGKFDGSSYKVSGGLHGVGASVVNALSSRCSVEVKRDGVVYSQVYERGKPQGELQKIGAADHTGTKTTFRADTTIFKPDEATGALTYNFNTLATRFRELAFLNAGLYICLNDERNGKKQEFQYTEGLQAFISFLNESKKALHPEVIHFRAQKDNVEVEVALQWNDSYTESIYSYCNNIHTIEGGTHLIGFRGALTRTANAYAQEKNLLKDLKETLEGDDIREGLAAVVSVKVREPQFEGQTKTKLGNTEVKGIVESLCNDKLGDWFDRNPNIAKMIIGKCVESARARIAARKARELTRRKTALEGNSLPGKMADCQERDPALCEIYLVEGDSAGGSAKQARDRRTQAVLPLKGKILNVEKARFDKMISNEEIRMLVAALGTGIGKENVSVDKIRYHKVVIMTDADVDGSHIRTLLLTFFYRQMPEVLERGYVYIAQPPLYRVKKGNSERYLKDERALTEFLVDSSILNLEIHGLKDGTKEAELKEFVLSIQRYEGLLKALSSRYDRDLMQFLVDRGENLDKLLSSKANVEKLVGEFKQWIQDHPKSGLLSVELKFEDLADGKFTALIKTVRYGNKLETKLKPETSRSSEWIEVNSIWKKLSTFLSLPIKMSPEKNASEKQALIFETYAAWLEHALEISKKGMYIQRYKGLGEMNPEQLWDTTLNPENRTLLKIEIHDAIAADETFSVLMGEQVEPRRKFIEDNALSVRELDV